cggggtcatcccttaaggttgaaggaaatgagatttcaccagcaacaaaaggaacgggttctttacagtgagggcagttacaataagggattcattacccatggagactgtgatggcagatacaggagatatcgTCAAAAAAAGgtgggacatctttttagaaaggaaaggtacacagggatatacctaataagttaacatgggaaagatgttgatccagggattaatctgattgccaaatcTTGGGAGTCAGGAagcaatttattttccccttaggAGATATCAgaagatgatgtgtcactggggtttttgtttgccttcctctggatcaatatactgtaagtacggctataggataaagtatctgtcgtctaaatttagcataggttgaacttgatggacgtatgtcttttttcaacctcatctactatgtaacaatgtagcTATGTAATTCTATAACTCACTGTGTGGCAGAGCTAACACTATGCGTTTCATTTCAGTCTCAGGTACAAACGGTGTGATTTTCAACAAATCATTTTATCTTCCAGCTGTCAAGAGAATCCAGTGAGCGTGGTGACAGGGGGTATGTGTGGGACAACAGCTTCTTCCTTCCAAGAGGCCAGGAGATCCCATGTGTCTCCCCTCTTGCTCTCAGCCCTGTCACACTCACCTCCTGCAGAAGGCAGGTATCCAGCAGCTGGTGATACGCTTGGGAGGACTCATCAAAGCAGTCAAGTTTCTGCAGATCCAAGGCCTTGTGATAAAGTGCGAATGCCTCAGCCTCCTGGAAATATATAGAACAAGTGGCAGGTTCACAGGGGACACTTACAAGTGAGTAACGACGATCAGCAGCTCGCTGGGAGATTAGATTTTCTCTCACCTGAGCTTcttttgtttgtgttttgtggCTTTTAAAggtttcttcctgctccccctccgcagCGGAAGCTGCATTTAAAGCAGCGATTCGGATCTGGAGGTGAGTGAACATAGGTCAGTGGCCAAATTCTACAGTTTACACCCAAAAGTCATTCAGCTGTCAAActaaagcaggagtggccaactccagtactcaagggccaccaacaggtcacgttttaaggatatccctgcttcagcacaggtggctcgatcagaggctcactcaacgactgagccacgtgtgctgaagaaGGAATGTCCTTAAgatctgaccagttggtggccattgaggcctggagttggccacccctgaagcGACCAGGTGATCTCACCATCCTTGGATTATTCAGGgctatctgccatcacagccggGACGGGCTTCCAGTCTAAAAGGAAGAGTTAGAAGAGAAGTTTATCACTGAATATCTAAAATGGAAGCACAGATACAGTGCTTCTCCATCTGATCTGTATGCTTCTTTATATCAGAACTATTTGCAttgtttttttgtcatttttacaTTTGCTGGTTTCACATTTTGTTCTCATTCTTCTGTCCAAATTGGAGACAGACATTCAGTGAGTGTGATTATCTTCCCCGGAGTGAAATAGCCCATGGAATGAGTGACACTGTTCTTCAATGGCTTAATAACGTCCAACGGGGGAGACTGCCCATGCAACTGAGAGACTGCCCATGCAACTGAGAGACTGCTCTTTCAATGAATGAGTCACATTTGTCAATACCCTCCAATGGTTATGAGTAGTTTGTAATGAGTGTCACTACCTTTGAATGAATGAGATTCCTTCCCATTAAGCTGCCAAGCCATTGGCGGAGCGGAGCCACCCTGCCcggcctcccctctccctccctgcccgcACCTTCTCCCTCCCTGCCCGCACCTTCTTCCTCCCTGCCCGgcctcaccctctcctctccctgcccggcctcaccctctccctgcctccccctgcttctcctctccctgcccggcctctccctctcctctccctgcccggcttcaCCCTCTCCTTGCCCGGCCTCACCCTCTCCTTGCCCGGCCTCCCCCTgcttctcctctccctgcccggcctctcctctcccctctctctgcctctcctctccCGGCCTCCCCGTTACTAAACCTCGGGTCCGGGCCTGACCCGCTTTCCTGCGGGGCGGAACCACCCGGGACCTGACAGGGGCAGAATCTCATCGGGAGGGCACACACCTGGCCGTCACCACGGCAACCGTCTCCTTCGCCCATCCGTGCAGGACCAGCCGCACCCGCCAGCAACGCTGCGAACCATAGGCTAGAGCTACGACTAACGATAAGCCAACCAGCGCTGACTTCTTAACCAGCGCAGCCAATCGCGGTGCAGCACGGTAGCCATGTTTGTACTCCCGGAAACGGCTTTGCCAACAGATGAGTGCAAGTCTGTCCTTACCATGTACTGTACCATGTACAGGAAGTATGATCACCTGTCCCGTTGTATCAGTCGTGGGATCAGTCCAGTAATGCCAGGGTCCAGACCAAGAAACTGCATTTTAATGGagggaaatgctgattttttttttaaacatagatttaattgaaatgtatgtatatctttatttatatagcgccatgcatgtacacagcgcttcacagcagtaatacaaggggccaaggtcagtacacatgagatgtatagtatcagccacagagctaccacTATGCTGCGTTTAAAGAGGTGAGGTTTTtagataggtcttaaaggtggagagttGAGGAATGTGTAAAGACGAGACcccaggacagacccctgggCTGCACTcgcagagagatcgatagaggagaaaGGTGTTGGCagacgagacactgaaagtacgatagtataactgttgcatgcttgaaaggggaggggaaggtaccaGAGTAAAGGGAGTTGAAAGTGAGTGTGCGGATTAGAGTAACTGCACAGTGGCTTCCCCATTTTTCACTGGGTATTAGAGTAGGAGCGAGAGGTTTgatgagatgggagggaatggggtctaGATGGGGAAGAGGACATCCGTAGCAAAACGTCCTGTTATAAAGAACTttatcatgttaaaaaaaaatcacagactgtatagagcaggggtgcgcaaagttttttctATTGCACCTCCCCCATGTGCTGGCTTCGGagctcacgcccccctccccagcgacctggcgtcaaatgacgccacgggtcacgtgCCCCAGTCGCGCATTTACATGACATAACatgacccgctgcgtcatttgatgccgcgttgtcatggtgacgtgaccagaagccggctgaatcccggtaagttgaggttgcagagacgtcgcgctgtcccccggcatttcatttaaatgcctctgcaaccgcccgcgccccctagtttgcgcacagCGCTGGTATAGAGCAATTGCAAGTAAGATTATAGACACATTAATCCGACTACATTGTGGATATGGTGATATTGTAGAATTATAATGGGTCTGAGAGGCTCTCCATCCAGAGTGACGAAGATTTGAAGAATGGGATATAAATTAAGTACAGCCTGCACTGATAGCATTGCTGTTGTAAGAGGGCTACATGTTATAAGTTAATTTAACTCTAGAGATTGTTGCACTggatattattgtgtattgtttataCGTTAACTGAATATAGTTTCACtgactattgtttttttttttaattgaatttaaagctgcagttcatgcaatatcctgcatgtgtgttttttttaataaatcagttctgtagtaagaaaaaatacttttagcattttctgttttaaaaaaaacaactttgaaagactatagcaacgatttacattcctcatatttaaagatgtcgccaaactttgccaatcaatagacggagaacgaattgactggcagctatgcagtttcttaggtaagtagagattgcacaactgcaactattgaagttaaaaaaaaaactaaaaaaaacgggagcctgaactgcagctttaaaagggagCTGAATTCTGTGGATCAGTAAAGTGTAAAATATCACTGGCACAGCATCGTAACGGTTTGACGATTGCATAAGAGCAAAATCACAGAGACTGGCACGAGTGAGCAGACATGTGGCTCTGACTATTTATACTGTGGCAGTGTAGATAGATTTTTAGTGTTCAAAGGTCAGCTTCCCTGAAGCCATTTATAGGGTTAATTGTGCACTCAGAATGCTGAGAGAAGGCATTATTCACACAGGGCAAAATGAAACATCTCTGCTTGGTGTTAGTGGGAGTACACTGGAGTAAGATAGCCAGGGCCCGGAACACAGAAAGCAGATGTACGACCTTCAGTAATTAATATATGCTTTGTGCCTTGTTATAACAAATGTGTCTTCTTACTAACAagcctaaaataaaaaaaaaaaactatgcttGAGGAAGTGTGTCCTGAGCAGATGAGAAACAGCTAACCAGAAACACTGTTCTCCGTCTATAACCTGCAACATCTTGCCTGTACTAACTGAAGTTTGGGATTGAAAATAATGCCGCAAGAATAAATATATTAGAACTGCAAAAAACCTGTGTCCGAATCTGTATTTTCACAGGATCTTATGGTATTTGAACACATTTTATTTTCAGCCAGCtcggaggaagaaaaaaaaagcgagagaggagagaggagagagaaggagagatcgATCAGTGGCAGGCGCTTTGGGAATTGtatttctttataaaatgtgttCCATTGAGTTACAGCTTGTTTTCCTCTCATCCTGGGCCCAGAGTTATGACACGGCATAATTATACATTagattcacagacatttcatggacatttagaaacaatatatgttatgggtaTATTTAAAAGTTGCAGTTAAGGGAATTATCaggtagaaaggtttatttaaaaaaaaaataataatgacacATTACAGCAAAGTAAAGGAATTGCCTGAATAAATGGACAAAGATCGCTTTATGGCAGGAatgctcaactcccgtcctcactccctccccccccccccaaatcaggtgttcaggatatccctgcttcagcacaagtgactcaattagaggctcagtcttccAACAGCCTCTGATGAAgcaagctgtgctgaagcagggatatgggTGCACAGGAGATGAGGGCGTGCGTTGTAGACAGTTAGCCACTGTAGGTATGTAGCTGCAATATAGCCGATAGTAGTAGGTGGGGTAGAGTTCTACCCTACACCCCATATCTCCTTCTACCCTACACCCCATATCTACTTCTACCCTACACCCCATATCTCCTACCCTACTCAATATCTCCTTCTACTATCAGCTATACTACAGCAACCAGAAACTACATCGCACCCCCTCATCTCCTGTGCACCCGTATTCTTGGAGGAACCCGGCTTTTCCTTTTTGGAGGTTGAGTGGTTGTGACAGTTTTGTACTATTTTATCATtagtatttgtattatttttttctttctttctttatatatTGCACTGACATCTGCATGTGACTCCAACCTTGAACTGAattgagcccccccccctgcagtagAGAATAGTGCACTGCAGTTCCCCTGGGCACGAATGGGTTAGTATATGGAAATGGCAGATTTGCATTAAGGAAAGGCCTTTATACACTTTGCAGTCAGTTGCAGGTTCCTCTGGGAATTAAAGGGTTCAAGTCAATTAACCCTTTGTAGCTCGCACATAAATGAACATTGGGAAATAGTTTCACGGCTGGAAGATGGGAGTTTGTATGAGAGTTCTCCTTCAACCCGGAAACTGCGCGACGTGACATCATGGCGAGCTGAATCAGCGCTGACATTTACATCTGCACAAACTGGAAGAACACGCGGAGAATAAATTAGCGGAATACCGGTGGAATTATTGGTACTGACCAGCTTTATTCTCTGTACACAGCGTGGAATTAATGGAATCAGCTCACGTATCGGTCAGCAGAGAAGGTCCCATCCTGATGTTCTTGACTTCCCTTCAACTCGTGGACTTAACCCATTCCATGCCAGAGCGAAGCAGGGATGGCCCCTGGCACATAAGGGGTTTGTATAGGATGAGCATACAGAGCAGGCGACGGGAAAATGACGAGTGAACGTGCAGGGTGTCCCAACCCAGGACAGTCACATCCCTAGAAACTTCTCCCTTCCGCTTGTGGTCACAGGAAGGTCATAACCGTCCTGTTCTTCCCGATCTGCCATGGCTCCAGGGGGCAAAACCGCAGCAAAATCCTTCAGGAAGAGGGGAGGCAACAAATGGGTTACAATGACAGTAATAACATGTAAACCACACACGTTTTTGTAGGAAAAGGTGATCAAACCCTCAAAAAAGGTTACACTTATTTGTAACCACAATAAAATAATGCAGTTCTCCTTCACAGTCTGTGCCCAGCCGTAATCAACTCAAATCACTGAAGTTTCTCGTTGATCTCTAGGTCCTGTGAACACAAGCATGTCtgaacacacacctccccctaatCTATGAAGGTGCACTCAAGTATTTGTATAATGTCTGCACCGATCCCCCTCGCTGCGACCCACCTGTCCTGTCCGAGCCCCAGCTCCCCCATCAGGAAGTCGAAGAACTTGGCGCTGTGCTCCTTGTTCTGCTCCGCGGTTCCCACTACCCCGATGGAGGAGACAAGCAGCTGGGCGCACGGAGCCGGGGAGCCCCCCACCAGCATGGTGACCCCACTCCTCACCGTCACATTCACCCTCTGGGAAGGGAAGACAGAGGGAGGGTTAGAAAAGCCACGGCCCGACACAGATGCCAGAAATCTCAGTGACCAGGTGACACGGGCTGTCATTTAACCTTTTGCAACCAGGAGCGGCAGGCGATGCATTCTGAAGCCCCACTGGCAACAACGTATCACTTGTACTATCTCACTTTGCAATAAATACTGGAGTTGCAATAATGTGGAAGCCATCAATTATTTGTTAAAGAATTCAATGAATTTAATAATATTTCCAATACAACTCAACCGTGCACAGTAAGAAAACAAGGCACAAGCTGCTTTTAttagaaagacacacacacacacacacaccagtaacAAGGTCAATAGGAGAGCAAGTGCTACAAACAAACTGGGTTTCTGACCTCAGCTGGGTATGGGAGAGTACATACAAAATATTTAGGGGGGAGGAGGGCTTTACAGGTTGCAAAACTGGGGGGAGAAAAAGCATCTGATCATTAAAGGAAAATATTCTACTGGAAACCAGTGGGGTTCCAGTGATAAGAGGTGCAGCGGTTTTGCAGCAGGTAGTCTGGTAAATGGCACATGTAGTGTTATAGACAGACTGCTCTTGGTGCAGAAAAAACAGCACATGCCCATTAGCAGGGGCGGCTTGAGCAGATGATGTGTTTTATTAGAACCCTGTATACTTAAATGATTTGCATAGGCGCCACAATACCCTAATTTTCAAcagtgtatttaaaaataataataataaaagaaaaaaataaaagatttatATATGAAATGTTACACAAATGGATGCTTCTCAACCTTACCAGGGAAATGTGCTAAGATTTCCCACAAATGCAATTCTAGTTTGGAgttggaagggagcgatccaattgTGTACACCTCATGTGAGTGAAAAACGTGAAAAAGCACTGATGCAATATGTAATCTTAAAATCAATAGTTGATTACAAACAACTTGTATATATAGAAGTGAATTACTTATACAGTACAAAAGTGTTGATAATAGTAAAGTACAACCAGGAGGTATGTAGATAGTTGTTCTTCCTTTCAGATGTGTAATGGCACCACTCTGCTTTCACATAAGGGGACTGTTCCAGATATTCAGCTCCCAACAGGGTATATGGAAAAACAGAAGACACAAAACGGCCCAATAGTGCAGATTGCAATTCACTGGATTTATGTCAAAAAGTAGTAAGAGATGTACTCACACTAAGTACAAAGATTCTGTACATATATTGGTATCTTTAGCATGTAAATGCTCACTGTCTTTGCGGTGTGCGCTCCCgagttttctccccctctcctcgctgtgccgccggcggtggcgtgtgacgtcacgtccggttcgCGGGTGACCGCATCAGATGGAAACGGACAGCAACCAGCAATGCTGAGGGGTCTGCGGGAGCGTCCTAGCTTTCGGCGTCTTCTCTTGGAGGCAGCTGCTGCAAACTCGTTGGCTAGAGCCAACGAGTTTGCAGCAGCTGCCTCCAAGAGAAGACGCCGAAAGCTAGGACGCTCCCGCAGACCCCTCAGCATTGCTGGTTGCTGTCCGTTTCCATCTGATGCGGTCACCCGcaaaccggacgtgacgtcacacgccaccgccggcggcacagcgaggagagggggagaaaactcGGGAGCGCACACCGCAAAGACAGTGAGCATTTACATGCTAAAGATACCAATATATGTACAGAATCTTTGTACTTAGTGTGAGTACATCTCTTACTACTTTTTGACATAAATCCAGTGAATTGCAATCTGCACTATTGGGCCGTTTTGTGTCTTCTGTTTTTCCATATACCCTGTTGGGAGCTGAATATCTGGAACAGTCCCCTTATGTGAAAGCAGAGTGGTGCCATTACACATCTGAAAGGAAGAACAACTATCTACATACCTCCTGGTTGTACTTTACTATTATCAACACTTTTGTACTGTATAAGTAATTCACTTCTATATATACAAGTTGTTTGTAATCAACTATTGATTTTAAGATTACATATTGCATCAGTGCTTTTTCACGTTTTTCACTCACATGAGGTGTACAcaattggatcgctcccttccaacTCCAAACTAGAATTTTATTAGAACCCTGTCTGCTATCCCTGGTGGGATGAGAGAGAGGtccccacagtgtgtgtgtatggggggtggtccccacagtgtgtgtatatggggggtggtccccacagtgtgtgtatatggggggtggtccccacagtgtgtgtagggggggtggtccccacagtgtgtgtatatgggggtggtccccacagtgtgtgtatatggggggtggtccccacagtgtgtgtatatggggggggggtccccacagtgtgtatatatggggggggtccccacagtgtgtgtatatggggggtggtccccacggtgtgtgtatatggggggtcCCCacggtgtgtatatatggggggtcCCCacggtgtgtatatatggggggtcCCCacggtgtgtatatatggggggtcCCCacggtgtgtatatatgggaggtccccacagtgtgtatatatggggggtcCCCACagggtgtatatatggggggtccccatagtgtgtatatatggggggtccccacagtgtgtatatatgggggggtccccacagtgtgtatatatggggggggtccccacagtgtgtatatatgggggggtCCCcacggtgtgtgtatatggggggggcaCTCACCTCCTTGGGTTTGCCCAGGATGGAGGCTGCCGCACAGCAGAGTTTCTCAGCGAAGCCCCCTGGGACGCTCCCCTGGGGGAGGCTGGTGTCTAGCTCCAGGAAAGGCATGTCCTGCTCCGGCCACCGTACAATGAGCTGAGCGCCCGTAGACCCAGAGACCACCAGCAAGGGGGCGGGGGCTTGTGATTGGCTGAGCCCTGACACACCTCCCGAAACCAGCAGGCTGAACTAATAGCAAGTCACGTGGCATggtctatttaaccccttcacatcCAGAGATGTCAACAATGTGTTtcctccctggcagtgaaggggttagtaaTTCATTGCAGGCTGGGAAATCTTTTGAAGGAAACAAagttcttcacatgtacagacctTTCCAAacttcacaggtctcttcttcccatgtacagacctttccaaacctcacaggtctcttcttcacatgtacagatctcctcaaacctcacaggtctcttcttcacatgtacagacctttccaaacctcacaggtctcttcttcacatgtacagatctcctcaaacctcacaggtgtcttcttcccatgtacagacctttccaaacctcacaggtctcttcttcacatgtacagatcttcccaaacctcacaggtctcttcttcacatgtacagatatTAAAAGGTATCGCACCAGGCGTCACATGTAAGTGCTGGGAGGTACAGGCTAACTTTGCCATTTTTACGTTGCTTGCCCCTCCAGCACCAAAGGGTTAATTTGACTATACATGTGTGCCCTGTGTATACATACCCCGTGCAGCTCCCGCACCCTTCCCTGACTGGGGCTTCTACATTACTTACTGCCCCCAAAACTCGAACACACGGAGGGAGAGTTTAACCCCTTCTTGTTGCTGCCCCCCGTCACCCAGCTGTAGGAACGAGGGGGCATCATTAGGATAAGGGTGTTTTGTTTTAAACGGCAAGCGCCATGTGCTATACGACACgtcatttaaccccttaactgcCAGTGTCCCTTAGGCTTCGCATATAGCGCAGGCGTGGCGTGCGATGGGCACCTGTCTGAGAGATCCGTGCACTGCGATGGGGAgacgtggccgtgacatcaccaggctggtttgccctcattggctgaaccgctcccgtcgcccgaaaacaaaataGTCTGTTCAAAATTCTGCTGCGCGCACTATAGCCGCCCTGATAAAGCCGCTGTATTTTGTTCGCGCCGTCGCacgcactataatcgcggccttatagTGAGGCCCTTAGGATAGGAGCTACAGCAAAGCAGGGAAGTGTCCgttatagcagcggtgcgcaaagtggggggcgcggggtttacaggggCCCCCGCACgcttcctgaatacatttaaattaatgccgggcgagctgcagggcctctgtaaac
The Ascaphus truei isolate aAscTru1 chromosome 13, aAscTru1.hap1, whole genome shotgun sequence DNA segment above includes these coding regions:
- the LOC142464852 gene encoding D-dopachrome decarboxylase-B-like, producing the protein MPFLELDTSLPQGSVPGGFAEKLCCAAASILGKPKERVNVTVRSGVTMLVGGSPAPCAQLLVSSIGVVGTAEQNKEHSAKFFDFLMGELGLGQDRILLRFCPLEPWQIGKNRTVMTFL